Part of the Triticum urartu cultivar G1812 chromosome 2, Tu2.1, whole genome shotgun sequence genome, CGACAGTCAGTTggttagtttttttcttttcttttttgggAAGAGCCAGTTGGTTGGGGGAGCTCCTAAAGGGCGCCTTAAGCGCCACTTGACCAGCCGGCGCTCACGCGCCTGGTGTATTGGGCCGGCCCATCAAAGACCAGCGACCGCTCGATCGATCGTTCTACAGGCAGCTCGCTCCAGACGCATCGCACGGTCTTTTTTTTTTGCTGGGAGAGTATCGCACGGTCGTTCGCGTGACCTGACCACTCATCGTTTGAACAATGCACCGTTGAGTTTCCAAAGCATTGAAACAAGTTCATGAATTTAGAAAAAATCACTAATAAAAATAAGTTCATGAATTTAGAAAAAAAACATTGTGCATTAAAAAAAGTCTATGAATTTGAAAATATTCGTGCATCTAAAAAAACTTCATTGAATTTAAAAAGTTCACAAAAATataaaaaagttcatgaattttaagaaaatttcataaattttgaaaatagttcatcgaatttgaaaaaaaaagttcaacgattttgaaaaaagttcatcgaatttgaataAAGTCGTCATTTTGACAAGAAAATCGAAACAAACTGCTCACAGATTTTTTTAAATGTTCATCTAATTTTGgaaaaagttcacgaatttgaaaaaagttcatcaacttTGAAACatgttcatcaattttgaaaaaagtttaCAAAAGATTTGAAAAAGGTTCAACGAatttgaaaaagagttcatcgGTTTGGAAAAGAAGTTTATGACTTCGAAAAAACGTTTGTGTATTTTGAAAAAAGTTATCTATTTGAAgaaaaagttcacgaatttgaaaaaagaaAGACAAAATGGACAGAGAAAAAAAAAAGAATATGAAGAAAGAAGAAAATAATTATAGACCTGAATCTAATCACACCATGTGATGTGGCGGGGTGGCTATTGGGTCGATCACTAAATCTGGCATGTTGCAGGTTCGAATCCAGCGCTCGACTGTTTTGTGCAGTTTagaaacagaaaaaaaaaagTGAAACTGGGCCGGCCCAACGTGGCAAAAGGGTGTGCGCCAGTTTGTAAATAACAAAGAAACGAGCGCTACGGGCGCCGTTTAGGAAACGCCGTTGGTTAGTTGGCGCTGAAGGCGCGGAGTAGGAGCTCTTATTAGGGGATCCATGACAATAGccttttttttttttgaggggtatCCATGACAATAGCCTGTCCCACGGCTTGGAACGTGACTGAGACACCGTAGAATTTACTTATAGGGTTTCCCTTGGACATCCGCTCGCCGCCTCGAACTCTTTAGGGCTTCCCTTGGACATCCGCTCGCCGCCGCCAGTTCTTGAGCTACTGACACACCGCAATCGAACTCCCGAGCTAGGGGAGGCGCACGACTGGAAACGGCCGGCGTCCTCCTTTTGCTGGTAAGATCTATTGGATCCTTACCTCTAATCGCCGCCTGGCTAGCTCCTCACCACTCTCATCTCTAATTGCAAGGCCAGGTCTTCTAAGAAGTTTAAGTTTTGACAGTGATGATCCCATATTACACTAAGTGACCAGGGACAACAATCTATAGGGAAGGTTGATTTGTTGTTGCTTTGGGGAGGTGGTTGTGCTCTTTTGGTTCTGGGGATAGTTAGGTATAGTTAACCTGTTTTTTCTCTCCTCACGTTGATGTTCCTCTTAAGGTCCCTCATTCGTAGTTCTGTGTAGCTTATATGCCCCGATTATTAGTTCTTGATTAATCGTGGTTAGAGGATTTTTTTGGTTTAGCTTATATTGCTCCCGTTTGAATTATTAGTTTTTTTAATCTTAGTTAAAGGATGTTCATGCACTACCCTTTGGAACTAAAACTAGCCCAGTCCATTTGGTACTTTGTATATATTTTTGCTTTAAGATATGTTTTGTATCATAGGTATAGGCATTTATCCATCAATTTTTGCTATAAGGCATAATGGTCCTCTCTCTGTCTCCTCACGTTGATGTTCCTCTTAAGGTCCCTCATTCGTAGTTCTGTGTAGCTTATATGCCCTGATTATTAGTTCTTGATTAATCGTGGTTAGAGGATTTTTTGGTTTAGCTTATATTGCTCCCGTTTGAATTATTAGTTTTTTAATCTTAGTTAAAGGATGTTCATGCACTACCCTTTGGAACTAAAACTAGCCCAGTCCATTTGGTACTTTGTATATATTTTTGCTTTAAGATATGTTTTGTATTAAGTTTCATAGATATAGGCATTTATCCATCAATTTTTGCTATAAGGCATAATGGTCCTCTCTCTGTCTTTGTGTTGTAGTACTAATGATGACTCATTTTGTATTTACACTATACTTCATGGTAGTATTATAGCCCTTTGTGCTGGAGGCTTTGCTGTAAATTTGCTCctagttttttgtttttgttgTAGACTATGATTATTAGCAAGGGATACTATCTATCTTTAAGCTATCAAGAATGATGCTTTTAGTTATTTTTTCTAGTTTATACTATTAAGAATTATCTTGTTCAGTGCTTTCTTTGTTTCATGTCTTGGGATGTATATGACTTAACTATGACTATTTTCTTCTAAATTTTGTTCTTCAAGTTTCTTCCGTTTGACTATGATTACTAGTTTTCTTGTAATTTTCTCCTACTAATATTTAAGTCCTAGTATTTTAAGTTATTTTAGTCCCTCCTATTTTAGTTATTTAGTCCTAGTATTTTAGTTATTTTACTCGTAGTATTTTAGTTGTGACTTCAAGGCTCCTGCTAATGaagtttttatttcttcttcCAACTATGGTTATATGTTCCAAGTAACATAGCAATTAGTTCTCCATCCATTTATTTGGTTCTTACATACCTTACTTTGGGGGGTTAATTTGTTTTTTTTCTATCTTGGATGTTTGCTAGGGGGACTTGCCCAAGAAAGGTGATATGGATGAATCAATTGATGTAAATGATGCTCTCACACATGCTTCCAACCCAGATAACAACATAAGGTCAATAGGAGAAGACATGCTAAAGCGGCTCCAAAATCGTGATCTTCCCAACTTTCTGCTATATTTATCATCTGAGCTCGTGAGGGAGGGGATTCCAGAAGAGTCTAGGGTACTTGCTGCCATCACCCTTAAGAACTCCTTGGACTCGAAGGATCCTGCACTCAAGGATGCACACAAGGATCTAATTTGTCTAAAATGGCTCAGCGTGGATAAATCTATCCGATTAGAGATTAAGAATAACTTGCTCATGACACTAGAAATTGATTCAAGGCCATCTCATTCAAGGCACCCCTCGTCAAAAGTTATTGCAGAAGTTATTGCGAGGGTTGCATGCATGGAGATACCCCGGAATCAGTGGCTGGACCTTGTTGGTAAATTAATGGACAACATGGCAAGTTTATCTTCTTCCCTAAAGCAAGCAACTCTAGAGGTGCTCCAGTATATCTTCAAGGCAAAGATCCCTAACGTTGTCAAGCGGGATCAAGTGGATGATGTTATTGCTAGTGTCATCAGTGCACTGAACGACGAGGTGCTAGGTTCTCAAGTCCATCTGGCAGCCCTTAAAGCTTTACACAACATTTTTGAGTTTACTAAGTTTGAAGGCCATGATTGGAGAGGTGCTATAGAGGCAGTTTTTGCTGTGGCTTATAGAACATCTGGAACAGAGATCCCAGAGGCAGCATTTGAGTGCCTCGTTGCAATTGCATCCACTTGTCATACCAAATTCGAACCCGACATAGAAGTGCTGATGCATATTACAATGCAAGCTTTGAATGGAGATGTGGAATCACTTAAAGTCCAATGTATCAAGTTGTGGATCACTATTTGCGAAAAAGAGATTGATtggctagaagaagaagaagaagaagaagaagaagaagaagaagaagaagaagaagaagaagataaagaTGAATCTTACTTTACTGGTCTTCTCTATTCATTGGTCCCACTTCTCCTACAAACTTACTTAAATGAAGAAGAGAGGGATTTAGAACAAATGGACATTTGGAAACAGGGAGATGAAGATGAGGGAGATGGAAACATTTCTCTGACCGGGGAACAAGAAGAAGAGGGAGATGAAAATGTGGAACAAAAGGGAGTAAACCTTGAAGACAATTGGGAACAAGAGGAAGATGAGACTTTACCAGTCATTTCCATGACATGCCTAGGCCTTGCAGCTAGAATTCTGAAGGGTGGAGTTGTCCCCACTGTGATGCATTTTGTTGAGGAGAACATGAATGGGCCACATAAGATAGCTGCATTGTCTCCATTAGGTTTTATCCTCGAAGGTCCCTCAGTCAAGCAGCTTGCTCCTCTAGTTGATTTATTGCTTGCCTTGATGGAATATCAGGCGGAAGGTGTAAGAGGCAGGGCTGCATGGACTCTTGGGCGGCTGTTTGAGCTTGTGGGTGCACATAGAATCATGAGAAATGAGGTGGTGTCCCTGGATAGGATCATGGAGCTCTTGATAGAGAGGAGCTGTGATGTCCCTCAAGTGTCCATTGAAGTGCATGGAGCTCTATATTTTCTTGCACGAGGTTATGGAGAAGATGCAAAGTCAGGGTCAAAGTCAAATTCATGTGAGCTTTCACCTTTTGTTAAGCCTCTTATTGATGCTCTCATGCGTGCTTCCGATCTGGCTAGGGAGACCCCTTTTAGTTTCCTAGCATCTCCTTATAAAGCATTGAGTGAGATTGTGAAAGTTAGTGACACCCGGGACTTACAAGTTTGGGAGGCTCTTATGGGCTTGATGTCTCATATCATGAGGAGATTCAACACTGTGCTTCATGGTCATGGTGCAATTTCATCTCTTCAGGGGAAGAACCAACTTGAGGTCTTGCTGTGTGGTCTAGTTGAAGTCTTAATCCACAAGCTTGGAGATACACTTGAGGGGTCTGCTAAATGTTTGTTGCTGTTATTGTGCCCTCTCTTAACCCGTGAGAGTACAAGTGCACGTAATGGAGCAGCCCTTGCCATTGGTGCTCTTGCTCATGCCATTGGTGCTGATTTTGGACAACACATGCCTATGGTGCTACAATATTTCAGTGTGAAGCGACTCTCTCCACTTTATTTAGAAGTTATATGTGATATATGCCATGTCTTGGGAAAAGAGGGAAAAGAGGAAGAAGTTGTGCCGTGCTTTGATCATATTATGGAAGTTCTGTATCAAGGTATGGTAGAATTGACACTTCAACCTCTAATTCTATCAAGCATTGGACAGATTGCTCTTTCTCTTGGTGAAAAGTTTGAGAAGTACCTGCCTCCAGTTATGGAAAAGCTTTTAGTTATGGAAAAGGCTGTTCAACTCGATCAGGATCCTCATGAGGATCATAGTAACAAGGTTAGAGAGGCAATATGTAAGGCCTACCATGGCATAATAAGGGGAATAAGTGATGCAAAGTCTGGATTCAAGGTAGGAATGGCTCTACTTGAATTCAGTGAACAGGAGAGAAAGAGAAGGTAACATATGCCTTGTTTCTTTTGTTGGCAAAATACTCATTGATTATACTCATTGACTGATtgatttttctttctttcttttacgGACAGGGAGAGAAGGACCGTGACAGCAAGGGACGAAAGGATCATGACAGCACTAGTTGATGCCTTGTCTCAGCTTCCTCCTAGAGTGGGCGTTTGGTCAGAGGCGTTTATTCTATCGGTGCAGCAAGCAAATATTTATTAGGAGAGGAAAGGAAGCTGTGCTTTATTTTGGTCCAGACAACTAAAGTGTGTCGGTTGACTGCTTTATTATTTTGAATGAACTGAAGTGTGTGGGCTGTGGGTTGTCTGTTGTAAACTTCATTTATCCTATAATTAATTAGAGTTAAGATTAACACAGTACGTTCACTGCTAGCTTAGATCATCTGGTGTAGCCTCCTGTGGCATTAGCCCATGATGAAGTGGTTCTTGCATGCGACTTACAGCATGTGATTATTGGATCTTCAGTTTATGGACACTGAGGATACATGTGCAACTGTATGATGTCTAAAATATTGTCACATATGTTTGCCAGAATCTTAGTCTACCGTATGAATTCATTTTCGCATTTAGCTGCTGGCATGCCATTGTTTGGTGCGGGCTCACTTCTGTGCCGAAAGTAGATTTCTCTTGGTGACTTAAAAAGCATGATAATTATAAGAGATTTAAAAAGCATGATAATTATGGTCGTCCATGATGTTATAGAGTACGGATGTAGTCCAAAGCAACATGGGTAGCATTTTCTCTCGCAGTGCACCAGTGAATGTAGTCACCTGGCTGGTGTGGGAGGTCGATTATTACCCATGATTCTATTGTATGTGGTATATCTAGCTGATTTGCTTAACAGCCTCAACTATACAACAGCCACACATGCAGTTTCGTAACTTTGATTCACTTGTTTGAGATCTGCGATGGTCAAGTTGGCAAAACAGAAGTCAATTGTACAAAGATCGACAACTGAAACATCTTACTGCAAAATGGATGATTGTGAATTTTGGATAACCAATATTAACATTGTCAACTGATTGCTTGAGCTTTTTTAACCTCATGAAAATCTGTAACTATGATTTTTTTTTTCTGAAAAAGGAAGTACACGTCCCCGCATTTTTGTGAAGTTCACAAGATGTGAAGTGCACATAGCATATGTCACTTATAAAGTTTGCATGTATCTAATTTTACTTCTTATGAAGTTTGCA contains:
- the LOC125533963 gene encoding importin subunit beta-1-like; translation: MDESIDVNDALTHASNPDNNIRSIGEDMLKRLQNRDLPNFLLYLSSELVREGIPEESRVLAAITLKNSLDSKDPALKDAHKDLICLKWLSVDKSIRLEIKNNLLMTLEIDSRPSHSRHPSSKVIAEVIARVACMEIPRNQWLDLVGKLMDNMASLSSSLKQATLEVLQYIFKAKIPNVVKRDQVDDVIASVISALNDEVLGSQVHLAALKALHNIFEFTKFEGHDWRGAIEAVFAVAYRTSGTEIPEAAFECLVAIASTCHTKFEPDIEVLMHITMQALNGDVESLKVQCIKLWITICEKEIDWLEEEEEEEEEEEEEEEEEEDKDESYFTGLLYSLVPLLLQTYLNEEERDLEQMDIWKQGDEDEGDGNISLTGEQEEEGDENVEQKGVNLEDNWEQEEDETLPVISMTCLGLAARILKGGVVPTVMHFVEENMNGPHKIAALSPLGFILEGPSVKQLAPLVDLLLALMEYQAEGVRGRAAWTLGRLFELVGAHRIMRNEVVSLDRIMELLIERSCDVPQVSIEVHGALYFLARGYGEDAKSGSKSNSCELSPFVKPLIDALMRASDLARETPFSFLASPYKALSEIVKVSDTRDLQVWEALMGLMSHIMRRFNTVLHGHGAISSLQGKNQLEVLLCGLVEVLIHKLGDTLEGSAKCLLLLLCPLLTRESTSARNGAALAIGALAHAIGADFGQHMPMVLQYFSVKRLSPLYLEVICDICHVLGKEGKEEEVVPCFDHIMEVLYQGMVELTLQPLILSSIGQIALSLGEKFEKYLPPVMEKLLVMEKAVQLDQDPHEDHSNKVREAICKAYHGIIRGISDAKSGFKVGMALLEFSEQERKRRERRTVTARDERIMTALVDALSQLPPRVGVWSEAFILSVQQANIY